AGGAACCTGGAACCCGAATATTTGTATGGCACGGTACTGCTTCCACAACAAAGACTTTAGCCCCGTCAATCACTTTACTATATATAAGTGTTCGTCAAAATTCCGACAACATCCAGCTACTCATTTAGGTGAAGGTGCATAGAATATTCATTGATGGCCACAAAGTAGCAATTAATAGCATTAATTGATAATTATGGTCATTTCTTCATACTTAGTCAGCTAGCCTTACGTGAAGGAAACGTTCTTAAATACACGTCACATATAGTCAACGCGGCGGTCTTCTTTTGGTAAGTCTATGCAACTAATTAAAATGACTCGTATATTTGGATTCATATTGGAAGGGGTCAGAACTCAGAAGTTTGTATGGGACTTCTCTTCtaaatatctaaatattttaatgaattacTCCCAGCTCAGCTGGCTCCTTCACACTCAAGTATTTATCACCAATTTCAATCttctttaaaaaagaaagcATACGTAAGAACATTATTAATGGGGGCAAGATCCAGACAAAAAGAACCATTTTATAGAAACCACAGTACTAGAGTCAGAGTCCTCATATAATCAATATTAATACCAGAGATACTTTTTATTAAACaatcaaaaagttttttttttcctttgtagaACCCATTTACTACAAAGAATATCTATGACTTTaattagaatgaattgaaactgtaaaagtgtttttttttttttttgttacatagcTTGTTCTTCATTTTTACAAGCGTAGAAGTGTTTTACTTTATTATCCGATGATTATGAATTGTCATGTattgaaatattattaaatttaaaaataattattttaaaattcatatttaaggcaatttttaaattattggcagtgtaaatttttttattctatcagtaaatcaaaattaaactaaaaatatactcataaaactcatttttataatatttttattttttttgtaaatattagttACACTGTAAATGCAGTTATACTATATACAAgttgtttatatttaatatttagaataataagttctttatttaataaataaatatttagagtATATTTTATATACCAGTTTTATGAAATATCTATAATCAAAATGCTtctaattaaaagaatatttggtCAAATCATGAAAAAGATTATTCCAAGCATACTTAAAATAATATGGGCTTTGATATTTCTCTTTTAGCTCTATTGATTAGTACTGCTCTGATAAACTAGTTCTGATATTTTGTTTCGGGAAATTGATCTTAGGTATCTGGCCGGGTAACTATTTTGTATACCATGTTTTGATACTAACAAATAAGGGAGTCCAAGGAAACAtgcaaaaataagaaataatatatatatatatatataaaagagctTGCGTACGTGGCATTATGTCttatctccattctccacctttggcTTACAACAACTAAATTACTATCGTATAATATAATGGAGTTACTTATAGTTAGAGTGTAACAGCTAGCCTTAAAGTTCCAGCAGGGGAACTAGCAATAATGTGCATTACAGTAGATATCACCATGCAtgcaccatatatatatatatatatatatatatataacaccgCACAAAAAGTGCTAATATACTAAAAAAGTTGTAAGAATGTAttatataaagaaataatttctcaaaaatatttaatataatctgGATAgaatgtaaatatatataataaaaataactaaacaaATATGATTATTGTAATTTATAGACCTGCTCAAGTAGCTAGTCGTATAACATACTAATATAAGGagcaaaaagaagaagaaaaaaaggtgtGTTACTTAGAAAGGGGGAGAAATAGACCTGTAATGGACGATAACATTCCAACTAGCAGCAATATGGAAGACATTGCAGTGCTGTTTTTAAGAAACATATCAATGTATTATACCAAATATTAACACACAACTCCTTTATCTTTTACCCTTAAGCCAACCTCTATATTTATATGCATTCAGAACCCAATAACATGCATGGTTCGTATGGCATATGGTAGTACTTCTACAACAAAGACTTTAGCCCAGTCAATCAGTTATTGAGTGTTcaaattttgctgtcaaattccAACCGCATATTTCGGTGAAGGCGCATACAAATATCCATTATATTGATGGccttaattgataattaaggTCATTTCTGCATACTAGTCAGCTTGCCTTACGTGAAGGAAACGTTTTCAAAAACCTTTTATTACTTCACATATATTCGATCTGTTGGTAAGGTATATGCAACTAATTTAAATCACTCGTATATATCTGGATTCATATTGGAATGAAGGGCTCAGAACTCAGAATTTTGGTTGGGACTTCTCttctaaatattttacaaaattccTCCCAGCTGATGGCTCCTTCACATTCAAATGCACACACGTCACTAGTCCATCATcaccagtttttaatttctttaaataaaaacgTATGAACTAATTAATGGCGGCTAGAAAAAAAGAACCATTCTGTAGAAACTATAGTACCTATAGACTCAGTCCTTatacaatcaattttaataccAGACGAACTACTTtttatcaaacaattaaaaagtttttttttcttttgtagaaCCCATGCCATTTACCACAaagaatatgaatttaattagaacGAATTGATAGTGTAGAAGtggttttttttgttacatagttttttttttacaagtgtACAAGTTTATTACACCCTACTCGCAATACattttaagattattaattGTCATATTTTACtatgatatttatatatataggattATTTTTATagggaaaatattatttattattggttGTTTGtcatcttaaaaaaagaaacaattattaattagtttaagaTGATACAAACTtctattttaatgataataagtaAAGAATCACTAAAAAGATAAGCTGTGTTGTACTAATGATATATATTAAGCACGCAGTGATGCTTCTTAATTTTCTCCTTATGATAACAATCATCCAATAGAAATTTGGTTTGTATTATTTAaacaaagcaaataaaaaaaatattacaaaactaAATTATGGCATTTCTTAACAGATGTGCATACTTGACACACTAattcaaagtaaataaatataggAACATAGTTCTGGtaatttcaattaattgaaattgaGTTGGTATTTGGGTGATTTATCAGGCCTGAAGAGACCAAAATGACGCTCAGTTTCAGCATCTTGCTTCTGGTTTTCGTCAAACATGGCAAACAAGTAAGTCTCTATAGACCCACCAGGCCTCTTTGGAGTTCCACTCCCACCCGAGGCATGACTAATCAAATTAGCATTGTAAGTGCCTGCATTATCGATTGATGCTCCAGTTCCACCACCTTCAGATGGCCACCCACTCTCAGAAACCACTATCTGCAAATTGGATGCTCCCACTTTCTCCACTGCAGCGTATATTGAATCCAACATAGCATCGAAGAGGTTTTGGTACCCAGCGTCGTTGTTTCCTTGTTGGGTAAAAAGAGCATAGGCAAGAGGAATACTGTTTTGTTGATCATTCGCATAAGCAAAGTAAGGGTACACATTGGCAAGAAGTGGCGCCTCATTTCTCACTAGGAAGTCTATTATGGGTTTTACATATGGCTCTGCATCGCTAGTGAAAACAGCATCATTGGGTGGATAGGAGGGCGGAGCAATGAAAGTAGAGTCTATTGCTGTTGACACCTTGATTTGTAAATTGGCTGATGAAATTGCATTCTGAATGTTGGTCATGGCAGATAGAATGTACTGTGCCTCATTGGTATTGGGGTGAATTTCATTTCCAACAGCGATGTACTTGAAATTGACGTCTTGCGAGTAGGCTGTAACATACTTATTGACCCAATCTGTAGCAGCATTGGGGTCTGTCATTGATTGAAGGGTTTCCTTAGCCACGTCCATAATC
The nucleotide sequence above comes from Glycine soja cultivar W05 chromosome 11, ASM419377v2, whole genome shotgun sequence. Encoded proteins:
- the LOC114375154 gene encoding glucan endo-1,3-beta-glucosidase-like, whose translation is MFLKKSTAMSSILLLVGMLSSITVAQSIGVCYGVLGNNLPSRQEVVDLYKTNGIGRMRIYYPDEEALQALRGSGIELIMDVAKETLQSMTDPNAATDWVNKYVTAYSQDVNFKYIAVGNEIHPNTNEAQYILSAMTNIQNAISSANLQIKVSTAIDSTFIAPPSYPPNDAVFTSDAEPYVKPIIDFLVRNEAPLLANVYPYFAYANDQQNSIPLAYALFTQQGNNDAGYQNLFDAMLDSIYAAVEKVGASNLQIVVSESGWPSEGGGTGASIDNAGTYNANLISHASGGSGTPKRPGGSIETYLFAMFDENQKQDAETERHFGLFRPDKSPKYQLNFN